The sequence ATCAGTAAAGACATTGGAGGGCAAGCTCTTTGGTCGGCCAGTGTGGAGAACTATATGGGATATCAGTATATCGAAGGATTTGAGCTGATGGCCAAATTCGAGGAGCAGATGAAGCAGTTTCCGCTGGAGCAGAAGATCGGTGAAGAGGTAGTTGCTTTATCCCGACGGAATGCGGGATTTGAGATCAGGATAGCCAATGGTGAAAGCTATCAGGCAAAGGCGGTGATCGTCGCTACCGGGAAACGTCCCCGCCAGCTCAATGTACCTGGCGAGGAGCGGCTAAAGAGTCGGGGTGTTACCTATTGCGCGATTTGCGATGGCCCGCTCTTTGCCGGGCAGAAGGTGGCGGTTATCGGCGGGGGCAATTCCGCCCTGGAGGCAGCGGACGATATGGTCAAGATCGCCGAGTATGTCTATCTGGTGTCGCTGACACCGTTCACCGGCGACCGGATACTTATTAATAAAGTTAAAGAGGCACCCAATATGACCGTGTTTTTGGAGCACAAGGTGGTGGCGATCGACGGGGAAAGCCGTGTGGAAGCTGTCGCCATCAGCGATTTAAAGAGCGGCGAAGAGAAGAGGCTTGAGGTTGGGGGTGTCTTTGTCGAGATCGGGCTGATCCCCAGTTCGGACTTGTCTAAAGGCATCGTCAGGCTAAATGAGCTCGGTGAGATCGAGATAAATTGTGCCACCGATACAGGGGTACCCGGGCTCTTTGCCGCCGGGGATGTAACCAATGCCCCGGAGAAACAGATCCTGGTTGCCGCCGCTGAGGGGGCCAAGGCCGCTCTCCAAGCTCATAAATATCTCAAGAGACTATAAAGGGGTGACAAATGGGCATATTTTTTACTGGCAGTGAACTGGTGAACATCGCCATTGGGATCGAGCGGAGCGGAGCCGCTTTTTACGACACCCTGGCAAAGTCTGCCAGGAATGAAGCATCTAGAGTTATTTATGAGTATCTGGCTCTTGAGGAGAAAAAGCATATTGAAATCTTCCAAAATATGCTGGGCTCACTTGCAGACTATGCACCACCAGAGACCTACACTGAAGAGTATGACCGGTATCTAAAAGCGCTGATCGACTCCGCTGTCTTCCGCGACGATCAGACTGCCCGCGAGATGGCACAAAAGTCAGCGAGTGAAGCCAAAGCTATCCAGATCGCTATAAGCGCAGAAAAGGACTCTATACTGTTCTATTCGAACTTGCGAGAACTGGTTCGACGGTCAGACCGCGAGGCAGTCGATAAGATAATAGAGGAGGAGAGGTCTCACCTGAGGCAGCTTTCAGACCTGATGAAAGGCTTCAGCAAGCGGTGACAAGGAGGCAAGATTGAGAGTCCTGGGGATTATGGGGAGCTCAAGGATAAAGGGCAATACTGATTTACTGCTGGATGAGGCTTTGAAGGGTACCCAAAGTCAGGGTGCAGAGGTGGAGAAGCTCATCGTAGATAAACTCAACATAGCCCCGTGCCGCGAGTACTACGGTTGCCTGAGGGATGGCAATTGCGTCATAAGAGACGACATGGATGGCATATACCCCCAGCTCCTCGAGGCCGATGTGGTAATAGTAGCCTCGCCGATGTTTTTCTATGGGCTGACCAGTCAGGTTAAGGCGCTAATCGACCGCTCTCAGGCGCTGTGGGCCCGAAAATATATCCTCAAGCAAAACCTGCCCTGTGAGGGGAGAAAAGGCGCCTTTATCGCTGTGGGGGCCACCAAGGGACAGAAACTGTTTGACGGGTCCATATTGACAGTGAAATATTTCTTCCAAGCCATCGGCGTCGAGTACGCTGAGGAACTTCTTATCCGGGGCGTGGATACAAAAGGTGAGATTAGGGAGCACCCAACCGCACTAAAGGACGCCTTTGATCTGGGCAGCAGGATCGCTCAAAGTTAGCGATTCTCACAATGACTGAGGGTTAGATATGAGGTCTGCATGTCCCGGTCAAGATTTCAGAAACCTACGGGTTGAGCTCTACAAGTGCCCGAACTGTGGTGCAGAGGAGGAGCTCTTCTCCAACGAGACTAAGGTGAAGTGCCACGAGTGCGGTGAATGGATTTGCATGGACTGGTGCGCTTCAGCTCGCCAGTACCTGGGAGAGGAGAGATGGAAGCAATTGAAGGGCTGCGAGTAGCGGCAACTTTCAGATAGGAGGTGACCTTTTGGACGAAAAACTCGAAATGGAAATTCAAGCTTCTCTGGTTGACGGTAAGCTTCCCTGCGCCATAGCGTTTAAGATAGCTAAGAAGCTGAAAGTTAGCCCCAGACAGGTTGGAGACACAGCGAACAGACTAAATATAAAGATAATGAGCTGCCAGCTCGGTTGTTTCCCGTAATTTTATCTGCGATTACATGCTTGTCGCGGGCTAGCTGTTCGTGAATGTCTGAAATGGAAACAAAGGTGTTGAGGAAAATCGTCAGAATCGACGAATCGGGACTAACGGCTGATTCTCATCAGATACTTTGCGATCCGCAGTAAAGACCATGAATATCTCGGCTGCCTGAAGGTTACCCAGGACATAACCGACCTGAAGAAGATTGAAGGTGAGAAGAGGCTGCTTGAGCCTTGATAGAGAATATCGGAGGTGTGAAAATGGGAGTCAAGAATGTGGGCGAAAAATATCGCTGCAATGTCTGCGGCAACGAGGTGACGGTGACCAAGGTCGGTGGCGGCACCCTAGTCTGCTGCGATCAGGAGATGGAGCTAATACAAGAATAGAACAGCGCTCTCAGTTAGCTTCCTGTTTGCATTGTGTCGATGCAACCTCCAGAGCTTCCATGGAGCAATTGCTA comes from Dehalococcoidia bacterium and encodes:
- a CDS encoding phosphohydrolase, which encodes MRSACPGQDFRNLRVELYKCPNCGAEEELFSNETKVKCHECGEWICMDWCASARQYLGEERWKQLKGCE
- a CDS encoding flavodoxin family protein, with product MRVLGIMGSSRIKGNTDLLLDEALKGTQSQGAEVEKLIVDKLNIAPCREYYGCLRDGNCVIRDDMDGIYPQLLEADVVIVASPMFFYGLTSQVKALIDRSQALWARKYILKQNLPCEGRKGAFIAVGATKGQKLFDGSILTVKYFFQAIGVEYAEELLIRGVDTKGEIREHPTALKDAFDLGSRIAQS
- a CDS encoding ferritin family protein, which gives rise to MGIFFTGSELVNIAIGIERSGAAFYDTLAKSARNEASRVIYEYLALEEKKHIEIFQNMLGSLADYAPPETYTEEYDRYLKALIDSAVFRDDQTAREMAQKSASEAKAIQIAISAEKDSILFYSNLRELVRRSDREAVDKIIEEERSHLRQLSDLMKGFSKR
- a CDS encoding FAD-dependent oxidoreductase — protein: MRELIIIGGGPAGMTAAVYAARKRLDTLLISKDIGGQALWSASVENYMGYQYIEGFELMAKFEEQMKQFPLEQKIGEEVVALSRRNAGFEIRIANGESYQAKAVIVATGKRPRQLNVPGEERLKSRGVTYCAICDGPLFAGQKVAVIGGGNSALEAADDMVKIAEYVYLVSLTPFTGDRILINKVKEAPNMTVFLEHKVVAIDGESRVEAVAISDLKSGEEKRLEVGGVFVEIGLIPSSDLSKGIVRLNELGEIEINCATDTGVPGLFAAGDVTNAPEKQILVAAAEGAKAALQAHKYLKRL
- a CDS encoding desulfoferrodoxin FeS4 iron-binding domain-containing protein, translated to MGVKNVGEKYRCNVCGNEVTVTKVGGGTLVCCDQEMELIQE